One genomic window of Desulfovermiculus halophilus DSM 18834 includes the following:
- a CDS encoding radical SAM protein, with product MNQGRAEYSFETGVYRPPSEGGSNSLLLRFTRNCPWNKCAFCAMYKTETFAKRPVEEIKADIDAMAAICDEILEISSQRGEQGVRRGAIAEFLGRHPDLENHPGLSMLLSWLISGAGTAFLQDANTMTMKTEDLVDALRHLRRRFPSIQRVTSYARSGTIARKTEEELRTIREAGLDRVHIGLESGDDEVLRRVQKGADSEVHITGGRKAVQAGFQVSEYWMPGLGCNDRWESHARETARVLNAINPHYIRSRPFRPLPGTPMYEAYTKGELRLLSAHDQLRELRLTMENLEVTSRVCFDHMANYWRNSSGGLLLSHDYEGYKFPEQKQQVLELIADGLRCRQYVPTFLQL from the coding sequence ATGAATCAGGGACGTGCAGAATATTCATTTGAAACCGGGGTATACAGACCGCCAAGCGAGGGAGGAAGCAACTCTCTCCTGCTGCGGTTTACCCGCAACTGTCCGTGGAACAAGTGCGCGTTTTGCGCCATGTACAAGACCGAGACCTTTGCAAAGCGGCCGGTGGAGGAGATCAAGGCGGACATAGACGCCATGGCCGCGATCTGCGACGAGATCCTGGAGATCAGCAGCCAGCGCGGAGAGCAGGGTGTCCGCAGGGGGGCGATAGCAGAGTTTTTGGGCCGTCATCCGGATCTGGAAAATCATCCTGGGTTGTCCATGCTCCTTTCCTGGCTCATATCCGGAGCAGGAACCGCCTTTCTTCAGGATGCGAACACCATGACCATGAAAACCGAGGATCTGGTGGACGCCCTGCGGCATCTGCGGCGCAGGTTCCCTTCCATCCAGCGGGTGACCTCCTATGCCCGCTCCGGAACCATTGCCCGCAAAACGGAGGAAGAGCTCAGGACCATCCGGGAGGCCGGACTGGACCGCGTGCATATAGGGCTGGAGTCCGGAGACGACGAGGTGTTGCGGCGGGTCCAAAAAGGCGCCGATTCTGAAGTGCACATAACAGGCGGGCGCAAGGCTGTGCAGGCCGGGTTTCAGGTCTCGGAGTACTGGATGCCCGGATTGGGATGCAACGACCGATGGGAAAGCCACGCCCGGGAAACCGCCAGGGTTCTAAATGCCATCAACCCGCACTACATCCGTTCCCGGCCTTTTCGGCCCCTGCCCGGGACACCCATGTACGAGGCATACACAAAGGGGGAGCTGCGGCTATTGAGCGCCCATGATCAGCTGCGGGAGTTAAGGCTGACCATGGAGAACCTGGAGGTGACATCCAGAGTGTGTTTCGACCACATGGCCAATTATTGGCGGAACAGCAGCGGAGGGCTGCTGTTGTCCCACGACTACGAAGGCTATAAGTTTCCGGAGCAGAAGCAGCAGGTTCTGGAGCTGATAGCGGACGGCCTGCGGTGCAGGCAATACGTTCCCACGTTTTTGCAGCTGTAA
- a CDS encoding carboxymuconolactone decarboxylase family protein — protein MENTPTFYQKMQTDYPEVMKSVSRLGEATRAEGPLDEKQAQLIQLAAAAAMRSEGAVHSHARRALKAGATPEEVRHALIVLISTIGFPNVAAAVSWANDVME, from the coding sequence ATGGAAAACACGCCCACATTCTATCAAAAGATGCAGACAGACTATCCAGAGGTGATGAAGTCGGTTAGCCGGCTGGGAGAAGCGACCCGTGCGGAAGGGCCCCTGGACGAGAAACAGGCGCAGCTCATCCAATTGGCCGCAGCCGCGGCAATGCGTTCCGAAGGCGCGGTGCACAGCCACGCCAGGCGTGCCCTGAAGGCGGGGGCGACACCAGAGGAGGTCCGCCACGCACTCATCGTGCTCATTTCGACCATCGGCTTTCCAAACGTGGCCGCGGCTGTGTCCTGGGCCAATGATGTCATGGAGTGA
- a CDS encoding GNAT family N-acetyltransferase, with the protein MPAVSAGYRTAWLSSIQEAGQAEWDRLAQETPTPFLHWQWLHLLERSRSVSLQAGWRPRHLAVYKSGRLVGAAPLYIKDQSSEGEFVFDHPWVQLADKLNVPYFPKIVGMSPFTPIGAYSFLLDPGQDRREVTALMQEEIDRLCLDSGIGGSHYNFVVPGWEREMQEQGFIPWIHPGFVWTNPGYAGFDDFLARLKSSRRKTIKRERSSLAKQGIRIEIRCGQDIQEQHLRWMYSFYARTNLRYFPWSCKYLTEDFFSGLARDCTSHLVLMIAYARDQRDPVGMSMLVRKGKQLFGRYWGGQTEIPFLHFNLCYYQPIEWAVQQGIERFDPGMGGEHKLYRGFELVPNYSLHKMYSPQMQEIMAMSLREFNTFQNQRILELNRELPLKRASRENY; encoded by the coding sequence ATGCCGGCTGTATCTGCGGGATATCGGACTGCATGGCTCTCATCTATCCAGGAGGCGGGACAGGCCGAGTGGGACAGGCTGGCCCAAGAGACCCCAACCCCTTTTCTGCATTGGCAGTGGCTGCACCTTTTGGAGAGGTCCAGGTCCGTTTCTTTACAAGCGGGCTGGCGGCCCCGCCATCTGGCTGTCTACAAGAGTGGACGGCTGGTGGGTGCAGCCCCTTTGTACATCAAGGACCAGAGCAGCGAAGGGGAGTTCGTTTTCGATCACCCCTGGGTCCAGTTGGCCGACAAACTGAACGTCCCGTATTTTCCCAAGATCGTGGGTATGAGCCCGTTTACTCCCATTGGGGCCTACAGCTTTCTGCTGGATCCGGGCCAAGACCGCAGGGAAGTTACAGCTCTCATGCAGGAGGAGATAGACCGGTTGTGCCTGGACAGCGGCATCGGCGGCAGCCATTATAATTTCGTTGTCCCGGGCTGGGAGCGGGAGATGCAGGAGCAGGGTTTTATCCCCTGGATCCATCCCGGTTTTGTCTGGACCAATCCGGGGTATGCCGGGTTTGACGATTTTTTGGCCCGGCTGAAGTCCAGCCGGCGGAAAACCATCAAACGGGAACGCAGCAGTCTGGCCAAGCAGGGAATTCGGATAGAGATTCGATGCGGCCAGGATATTCAGGAACAGCACCTGAGGTGGATGTACAGCTTCTACGCCCGGACCAACCTCAGGTATTTCCCCTGGAGCTGCAAGTATTTGACGGAAGACTTCTTTTCCGGCCTTGCCCGGGACTGTACGAGCCACTTGGTCTTGATGATCGCCTATGCCCGGGATCAGCGGGATCCGGTGGGCATGTCCATGCTGGTCCGGAAAGGGAAGCAGCTCTTCGGCCGCTACTGGGGCGGACAGACCGAGATCCCGTTTCTGCATTTCAATCTCTGCTATTACCAGCCCATTGAATGGGCTGTTCAGCAGGGGATAGAGCGTTTTGATCCGGGGATGGGCGGGGAACACAAGCTGTACAGAGGGTTTGAGCTGGTTCCCAACTACAGTTTGCACAAAATGTACAGTCCACAAATGCAGGAGATTATGGCCATGTCTCTGCGGGAATTCAATACGTTTCAGAACCAGCGCATCCTGGAGCTGAACAGGGAGCTGCCCTTGAAAAGGGCCTCCAGGGAGAACTATTAA
- a CDS encoding phage holin family protein gives MNGIFIRWLALTAAILICAYLIDGIQLSSFFSALGAAAFLGILNALFRPVLILVTLPINILTLGLFTFVINAVLLLMVSGVVPGLEVSSFWSALGGALIISLISWLLSSFISDKGKVEYIELKKRGERWE, from the coding sequence ATGAACGGGATCTTTATCCGCTGGTTGGCCCTGACCGCGGCCATCTTGATCTGTGCCTATCTCATCGACGGGATCCAGCTCAGCAGCTTTTTCTCCGCCCTTGGGGCGGCGGCATTCCTGGGCATCTTAAATGCCCTGTTCAGGCCGGTGCTGATTCTGGTCACCCTGCCTATAAATATCCTCACCCTGGGGTTGTTCACTTTTGTGATCAATGCCGTTCTCCTGCTCATGGTTTCCGGGGTCGTTCCCGGCCTGGAGGTCAGCAGCTTCTGGTCGGCCCTGGGCGGGGCCTTGATCATATCCCTGATCAGCTGGCTGCTGAGTTCCTTTATCAGCGACAAGGGCAAGGTGGAGTATATTGAGCTCAAAAAGCGGGGCGAGCGCTGGGAATAA
- a CDS encoding L,D-transpeptidase family protein: MLAASASAAGPESTYRIPPPAPEQHAGKETGTVVGMPATHVVREGETLLDIARSHGLGFLELQRLYPEIDPWIPPVGRELTIPRQWIVPPNGAAEIVINLPELRLYHFRSKKDAELVTTYPLGIGTTDNPSPVGRFKVGAKRKNPTWYVPKSLEKKYGTQVVPPGPDNPLGDYWISLGQSGYGLHGTNIAWSVGRLATHGCIRLYPEHIQPLFARVRPEQDVTIIYEPIKLGVVHGRVYAQAYPDIYGRIDDYVHYAYLKLSSFGAYTLVDVEKYSRVIAQKNGRAVDISSE, from the coding sequence ATGCTTGCTGCCTCCGCCTCGGCCGCCGGCCCGGAATCCACGTATCGCATTCCACCGCCTGCCCCGGAACAGCATGCGGGCAAAGAGACCGGGACCGTGGTGGGGATGCCGGCGACCCACGTGGTCCGGGAGGGAGAGACGCTTTTGGATATAGCCCGCAGCCACGGCCTTGGATTTCTGGAGCTGCAGCGCCTGTACCCAGAAATCGACCCCTGGATTCCTCCAGTCGGCCGGGAGCTGACCATTCCCCGGCAATGGATTGTGCCTCCCAATGGTGCCGCGGAAATTGTGATCAACCTCCCGGAGCTCAGGCTCTATCATTTCAGGTCCAAGAAGGACGCCGAGCTGGTCACCACCTACCCCCTGGGCATAGGAACGACCGACAATCCATCCCCGGTGGGCAGATTCAAGGTAGGGGCGAAACGGAAAAATCCAACCTGGTACGTCCCCAAGTCCCTGGAAAAGAAATACGGAACCCAGGTCGTGCCTCCAGGTCCGGATAATCCCCTTGGAGATTACTGGATCAGCCTGGGGCAGTCCGGCTACGGCCTGCACGGGACCAATATTGCCTGGTCTGTAGGCCGCCTGGCCACCCACGGCTGCATCCGGCTCTATCCAGAACACATCCAGCCCTTATTCGCCAGGGTCCGGCCAGAGCAGGATGTGACCATCATCTATGAGCCCATCAAACTGGGGGTTGTCCACGGCAGGGTCTATGCCCAGGCCTATCCCGACATTTACGGCCGAATCGACGATTATGTGCACTACGCCTACCTAAAGCTCTCTTCATTTGGCGCGTACACCCTGGTGGATGTCGAGAAATACAGCCGGGTCATTGCCCAAAAAAACGGCAGGGCCGTGGATATAAGCAGTGAGTGA